A genome region from Hevea brasiliensis isolate MT/VB/25A 57/8 chromosome 9, ASM3005281v1, whole genome shotgun sequence includes the following:
- the LOC110655491 gene encoding probably inactive leucine-rich repeat receptor-like protein kinase At5g48380: MIFHHSELFIEEINMSLFIHLALWSLLVTAAFSTETDIACLKSIKDSFEDPRNSWKYSWNLNNNTGDFLCYFKGVDCWHEDENRVLNLHLVNLGLRGNFPRGIENCTSITGLNLSGNQLSGTIPSDICNKIPYISVLDLSNNSISGEIPSGFANCSYLNVLRLDNNQLTGQIPAQISLLYRIKSFSVANNLLSGPVPNFRFTVEADSFANNSGLCGRPLDPCLRSPPNEFSFSFITGFVVGYMVAIALVLYLYFWFSMSKRSKKKSMEKKIKKGRQPIDGRRMDIKMSTLERLVTRMSFKEICEVTSNFSKENVIGLGNMGTMYKATLPNGWFLAIKRLHNSQHFKKEFVTEVMTLGRLRHSNLVPLLGFCKDKKEMLLVYKYISNGTLFDWLHHVNAIDWTLRVKVAIGLARGLAWIHYNPSVQAVHLNINSKCILLDQKFEPKLSNFGGALFINPNETQSTRDFIVNREFWDIGFVKKDVHSFGMILLELITGKDPCRIIKSFSIFNKTPKELTTDLSTSSSGFYDAIEKCIVGQGNDGEIFQVLRIACDCVQDFPDRRPTMLQVYRALRAIGERHGLTDDSDMLSQTEIAMFKFDLK, from the exons ATGATTTTCCACCATTCTGAGCTCTTCATAGAAGAAATTAATATGAGTCTCTTTATCCACTTAGCTCTCTGGTCATTGCTGGTTACTGCTGCTTTTAGTACTGAGACAGATATTGCTTGCCTGAAGTCTATTAAAGATTCTTTTGAAGATCCTCGAAATAGCTGGAAGTATTCATGGAACTTGAACAACAATACTGGAGATTTCCTCTGTTATTTTAAAGGAGTTGATTGCTGGCACGAGGATGAGAATAGAGTCTTAAATCTCCATTTGGTGAACTTGGGGCTCAGAGGCAACTTTCCTAGGGGCATAGAGAACTGTACCAGCATAACAGGTTTAAATCTTTCAGGCAATCAACTCTCAGGCACAATCCCATCTGATATATGCAACAAAATCCCATATATATCTGTACTTGATCTCTCCAACAACAGTATCTCTGGTGAAATCCCTTCTGGTTTTGCAAACTGTTCTTATCTTAATGTCCTCAGACTCGACAACAACCAGCTAACAGGGCAAATCCCAGCACAAATTAGCTTGCTTTATCGAATCAAGAGCTTTAGTGTCGCTAACAATCTCTTGTCTGGGCCGGTACCTAACTTTAGATTCACTGTTGAGGCTGATAGTTTTGCAAATAATTCAGGACTCTGTGGACGACCATTGGATCCTTGCCTTCGCTCTCCTCCAAATGAGTTCTCTTTTTCCTTCATCACAGGGTTTGTGGTTGGTTATATGGTTGCTATAGCTTTGGTTTTGTATCTTTATTTTTGGTTTTCTATGTCCAAAAGGTCTAAGAAGAAATCGATGGAGAAGAAAATCAAAAAGGGAAGACAACCAATTGATGGAAGAAGGATGGATATAAAG ATGTCTACACTGGAAAGGCTGGTTACCAGAATGAGTTTCAAAGAAATTTGTGAGGTAACTTCAAACTTCAGCAAAGAGAATGTCATCGGTTTAGGAAATATGGGAACAATGTACAAGGCAACACTTCCAAATGGTTGGTTTCTTGCTATTAAGAGGCTGCATAACTCCCAACATTTCAAGAAAGAATTTGTCACTGAGGTCATGACTCTGGGTAGGTTGAGACACAGTAACTTAGTGCCCCTACTAGGTTTCTGCAAAGACAAGAAGGAAATGCTTCTGGTGTACAAATACATTTCAAATGGAACCCTCTTTGATTGGCTACACCATGTCAATGCTATTGATTGGACTTTAAGGGTTAAAGTGGCCATTGGGCTTGCAAGAGGATTGGCTTGGATTCATTACAACCCCAGTGTTCAGGCAGTCCATCTTAACATAAACTCTAAATGCATCTTACTTGATCAGAAATTTGAGCCCAAATTATCGAATTTTGGTGGAGCACTGTTCATCAATCCAAATGAAACTCAATCAACAAGGGACTTCATTGTGAATAGAGAATTCTGGGATATTGGCTTTGTTAAGAAGGATGTTCACAGCTTTGGGATGATTCTTCTTGAGCTAATCACAGGGAAAGATCCTTGCAGGATCATAAAATCTTTCAGCATATTTAATAAGACTCCAAAAGAATTGACCACTGATCTCTCGACAAGTTCTTCTGGGTTCTATGATGCTATTGAGAAATGTATTGTTGGGCAAGGAAACGATGGGGAGATCTTTCAGGTCCTGAGAATTGCATGTGACTGTGTTCAAGATTTTCCAGATCGAAGGCCAACAATGCTTCAGGTGTATCGAGCATTAAGAGCTATTGGAGAGAGACATGGCCTCACCGATGATTCTGATATGTTGTCGCAAACTGAAATTGCCATGTTTAAGTTTGATTTGAAATAA